Within Sinorhizobium sp. RAC02, the genomic segment CCCGGGGATCCATGCCTCCTCGCCGCAGCGCGTGGATCCTCGGGTCACGCCCGAGGATGACAGGGAGCGCTTTGCGAGGGTTTCCCAAGGCAATAGGCGTCGATCCCGACCTATCTCGATTTTTTACATCCCCGATTTTCCCCACCCCCAAAACCTCCCGTATCCTGACCCTCCTTCCGCCGCCGGACGGATCGCGTAACGTGTCGATGTGGGCGGGAGGAGGCGCTTTCGTTTCCTGCCGAAACGTACGGCAGGGGCGAAAGAGGCGTGGAGCGCCGTGGTGACCAGAAGCCTTTTCCCGTTTCTTGCGGGATCAGGCTGGCGGAAGCTGCGGCGGGCGAGGCTTCCCCGGGTCGCGGGGTCGGCTTGGGTCCGCCATGCAAGCAGAGTGGCAGCGCATGTCCCCGAAAAGCGCGTAAGCGGTTTTCGGACAAGGCATATGCACCAACACACTGCGCAGCGAAGCCTTGCCATGCCTGAAGGAGGATTAGACCGCCTCCGAAGAACGCCTGGGCCGCGCGAAAGCGAAGCCACCCACTTACCCCTTCCAGAGGCAACGCTTTCGCGCGGTTCTCCGGACTGGTTTCGTCAACCCGCGGGCAACCGGCGGGCCGTTTCGGCATGCACTGAGAAACCTCGACAGACTGGCGTTTTCCATGGAGCCCTGTTAAGGAGCGGCGATAAAATTACCGGAGACTGCAATGAGCCGCACAGCCAGCGTTTCGCGCAAGACGAACGAGACCTCCGTTTCGGTCACCGTCGACATCGACGGCACCGGCGCGTCGACCATTTCGACGGGCGTGGGCTTCTTCGATCATATGCTCGACCAGCTGTCGCGCCATTCGCTGATCGACATGCAGATCAAGACCGATGGCGACCTGCATGTCGACGACCACCACACGGTGGAAGACACCGGCATCGCCATCGGCCAGGCCATTGCCAAGGCGCTCGGCGATCGTCGCGGCATCACGCGGTATGCCTCGCTCGACCTTGCCATGGACGAGACGATGACGCGCGCCGCGGTCGATGTGTCCGGCCGCCCCTTCCTCGTCTGGAACGTCAATTTCTCGGCCCCGAAGATCGGCACCTTCGACACCGAGCTGGTGCGCGAATTCTTCAACGCGCTCGCCCAGCACGCCGGCATCACGCTGCATATCCAGAACATCTACGGCGCCAACAACCATCATATCTCGGAGACATGCTTCAAGGCTGTCGCGCGCGTGCTGCGCACCGCGACCGAGATTGACACCCGCCAGGCGGGCCGCGTTCCCTCGACGAAGGGTTCGCTGGCCTGATTGGCCCATCTGGAGGCCTGTCGATGGCCACATTCCTTGTTCTGATACCGCCGGGCGCAAAATCCCGGGACGAAAAGGCCCGGATCATCCGCGACCGTTTTTCGTGGCTCGCCTTCATCGTTCCGGTCGTCTGGCTGCTCTGGCATCGCGCCTGGCTTGCCGCAGCCCTCGCCTTCGCCGTGCAGTCGCTCGGTTCGATGATCGGCGACCATCCGGTCTTCGGCCTTGCCGGCCTCGGCGTCTCGCTTGCCACCGGCCTCCTCGTCGCGCTTGAAGGCCCGTCGATGGTCGTCGCCTCGCTGGAGGGCAAGGGCTGGACGGTCGATGCGGTGATATCGGCCGACGACCGTGCAACGGCGGAAGAGATTTACTACATGGAAAACCAGACCGGCGACGCGCCGGCGCCGGAAAGCGCCCGCCCCGTCCTGCCGGCATCCGAAACCTCCGCGCGCCGGCACGCTCCCATGCTTGGCCTCGTGGGTTTCCAGGAAGGACGCTGACATGCGTGTAGCCATCATCGACTACGGCTCGGGCAACCTGCGCTCGGCCACCAAGGCGTTCGAACGCGCCGCCCGTGAGGCCGGCATCGACGCCGAGATCGACCTGACGGACAAGGCCGACCGCGTCGCCACCGCCGATCGCATCGTGCTGCCCGGTGTGGGCGCCTATGCCGATTGTCGCCGCGGCCTCGATGCCGTGCCCGGCATGGTGGAAGCGCTGCGCGATGTCGTCGAGGCGAAGGCCCGTCCTTTCCTCGGCGTCTGCGTCGGCATGCAGCTGATGTCCTCACGCGGGCTCGAAAAGACCACGACCGAGGGCCTCGGCTGGATCAAGGGCGACGTCGTTTTGATGACGCCCAGCGATCCGGAGCTGAAGATCCCGCAGATCGGCTGGAACACGCTGGACCTCCAGCGCCGGCATCCGCTTTTCGAGGGCATTGCCACCGGGGAGGCCGGCCTGCACGCCTATTTCGTGCACTCCTACCATCTCGCCGCGGAAAACCCGGACGATGTGGTCGCGACGGTCGATTACGGCGGCGCGATGACCGCCTTCGTCGCCAGCGGCAACAAGGCCGGCGCACAATTCCATCCGGAAAAGAGCCAGACGCTCGGCCTCGCCCTCATCACCAATTTCCTCCGCTGGAAGCCCTGAACTGGAAAACGCCATGATCCTCTTTCCCGCCATCGACCTGAAAGACGGCCAGTGCGTTCGCCTCAAGCTCGGCGACATGGACCAGGCCACCGTCTACAATCCCGACCCGGCCGCGCAGGCGAAAGCCTTCGAGGACCAGGGCTTTGAATGGCTGCACGTCGTCGATCTCAACGGCGCCTTCGCTGGGGAAAGCGTCAACGGCGCTGCCGTCGATGCCATCCTGAAGGCGACGAAGAACCCCGTGCAGCTCGGCGGCGGTATTCGCACGCTGGACCATATCGAAAACTGGCTGTCACGTGGCCTCTCGCGCGTCATTCTCGGCACGATCGCCGTGCGTGACCCGGCGCTCGTCATCGAAGCCTGCAAGAAGTTCCCCGGCAAGGTCGCCGTCGGCATCGACGCCAAGGGCGGGAAGGTTGCCGTCGAAGGCTGGGCCGAAGCCTCCGAACTCGGCGTGATCGAGCTTGCCAGGAAATTCGAAGGCGCCGGCGTTGCCGCGATTATCTATACCGATATCGATCGCGACGGCATCCTGACTGGCATCAATTGGGAGGCCACGCTGGACCTCGCCGAGGCGGTCTCCATTCCCGTCATTGCCTCCGGCGGCCTCGCTTCGATGGACGACATCCACCACCTCGTCGCCCCGGAAGCCCACAAGCTGGAAGGCGCGATTTCCGGCCGGGCGCTCTATGACGGCCGCATCGATCCCGCAGAGGCGCTCGCCGTGATCCGCGGTGCGAAAGGACGTGCTGCATGACCCTCAAAGCCCGCGTCATACCCTGCCTCGATGTCAAGGACGGCCGCGTCGTGAAGGGCGTCAGCTTCGTCAACCTGGTCGATGCCGGCGATCCAGTGGAATCGGCGCGCGCCTATGACGCCGCCGGTGCCGACGAACTCTGCTTCCTCGACATCACCGCCTCCTCCGACAACCGCGACACGATCTTCGACGTCGTGGCGCGCACGGCCGAGCACTGCTTCATGCCGCTCACCGTTGGCGGTGGCGTGCGGGCGGTGGCGGATATCCGCAAGCTCCTGCTTGCCGGTGCCGACAAAGTCTCGATCAACTCCGCTGCCGTCGCCAATCCGGATTTCGTGGCTGAGGCTGCCGACAAGTTCGGTAACCAGTGCATCGTCGTGTCGATCGATTCGAAAAAAGTCTCCGCCGAAGGCGAAGAGGACCGTTGGGAGATCTTTACCCATGGCGGCCGCAAGGCGACCGGCATCGACGCCGTCGCCTTCGCCGAAAAAATGGTGGAGCGTGGCGCCGGCGAACTGCTGCTCACCTCCATGGACCGCGACGGCCAGAAGGGCGGTTATGATATCGCGCTGACTCGCACCATCGCCGACCGCGTTTCGGTACCGGTCATCGCCTCCGGCGGCGTCGGCAATCTCGACCACCTCGTGGAAGGCGTGCGTGACGGGCATGCCACTGCGGTGCTGGCCGCCTCGATCTTCCACTTCGGCACCTATACCGTTGGCGAGGCCAAGCGCTATATGGCCGAGCATGGCATTGCCATGCGGCTCGACTGAGGAGGGACGAATGAGCACCTTCACCCTTGCCGATTTGGAACAGATCGTCGATGCCCGCGCCAAGGCCGATCCGGCGGAAAGCTGGACGGCCAAGCTCGTTGCGGCCGGGCAGCAGAAAGCAGCAAAAAAGCTCGGCGAAGAGGCTGTCGAGACCGTTATTGCGGCCATCGAAGGCGAAAAGGCCGCTCTGACGAGTGAATCAGCCGATTTGCTCTATCATCTGATGGTCGTATTGAAAATCGGTGGCGTACCGTTACAAGATGTCATGGCGGAATTGGCCCGGCGTACGGGCCAATCCGGCCTAGCAGAGAAGGCCAGCCGGCAGAGTTGATGATCCAGGCAGCGCTCGACAAGGACCAGGCGGATATTCCGGACGATTTCGGCAACCGCGACTATTCTCCCTACCGCTTCTTCTCGGCAGAGGAATGGGCGCATTTCCGGGCCGATACCCCGCTGACGCTCAAGGCTGACGAGGTGCAGCGGCTGCGCTCGCTGAACGACCCGATCGACCTTGACGAGGTGCGCCGCATCTATCTGTCGCTGTCGCGCCTGCTGTCGGCGCATGTCGAATCCTCGCAGATGCTATTTCGCCAGCGCAAGCAGTTCCTCAGCCTCTCCGACGAGGCGAAGACGCCCTATGTCATCGGCATCGCCGGCTCGGTCGCCGTCGGCAAGTCGACCACGGCGCGTATCCTCGCCGAGTTGCTGGCCCGCTGGCCATCGAGTCCCAAGGTCGATCTCGTGACGACCGACGGCTTCCTCTATCCGAACGCCGTGCTCCAACGTGAAAACATGATGGACCGCAAGGGTTTTCCGGAGAGCTACGACATCGGCGCGCTCTTACGCTTCCTCTCGGCGATCAAGGCCGGCAAGGCCGACGTCAAGGCGCCGATGTATTCGCACCTGACCTACGACGTCCTGCCGAACGCGTTCCGCACCATCGACCGGCCGGACATCCTGATCTTCGAGGGCATCAATGTCCTTCAATCGCGCAACCTGCCGGCCGACGGCAAGGTCGTGCCGATGGTGTCCGATTTCTTCGACTTCTCGATCTATATCGATGCGGAAGAGGCGCTGATCCACAACTGGTATGTCGAGCGCTTCATGCGGCTGCGTGACACCGCCTTCAAGGACCCCGATTCCTACTTCCACCGCTATGCGACGATCAGCGAGACAGCGGCGCTGGCGATCGCCGAAGGCCTGTGGAGCAACATCAACCTGAAAAACCTGCACCAGAACATCCTGCCGACCCGTCCGCGTGCCGACCTGATCCTGCAAAAGGGCCAGAACCACCTGATCGAGACGGTGGCCTTGCGCAAACTATAGCCGGCTATGGATTGACCCGCCGCAGTGTGAGATTGATCCGCCCGGGATTCTTCAGAAGCGTTGAGGTGCCCGGATAGATCCGGTCAACCCCATGAAAAATCAGCCGGTTTTCTCCACCGAAGACAAACACATCGCCGCTTGATAGCCGGAAAGAGCGGGTCGGATCGCTACGGGAAATCCCGCCAACGCGAAACAGGCACTGATCGCCGAGCGATACGGATACGACCGGTGCGCCGAACTCCGTTTCGTCGCGGTCCTGATGCAGCCCCATCTTCGCCTCGGGCTCATAGAAATTGACCAGGCAGGCTTCCGGCGGCTTTTCGAAGCCGGCAACCGTCTCCCACAAAGCCAGCAGCGCATCGGGAATGGCCGGCCAGGGGCGTCCGGTCTCGGGATGCGTCGGCTGGTAGCGATAGCCGTTGTCCTTGTCCGTCACCCAGCCAAGCGGCCCGCAATTGGTCATGCGCACCGACATCGGCTTGCCCGTTTTCGGCATGCGCGGCACGAAAAGCGGCGCCTCGGCCACGACATGCCGTATCGCGGCGACAAGCGCTTCCTGCGCCGCGCGGTCGAAATGATCGGGGAAGTAGCGCAGCCCCGGTGCGAGGCCGCGCTCAGCCATGGTCGCTCACGCTTCCGACAGGTCCGGAATGCGCAGCACCTGGCCGGGATAGATCTTGTCCGGGTGGGACAGCATCGGCCGGTTGGCGTCGAAGATCAGGATATGCTTGGCGCCCTTGCCCTTGCCGAAATAGGTCTCGGCGATCTTCCAAAGATTGTCGCCCTTCTTGACCGTGTGCAGCGTCGGCTCCTTGGCAGACGTCGACACCTTCAGCAGTTCCGTCAGGTCGATCTTGTCGAGCTTCAGCCCGGAATCGGGGGAGGCAACCTTGAGATCGGCCGCTTCGACCTTCGAAATGCCGAGTGTGTTGCCGACGGCAATGACCGCCTTTTCAAAGGCCGTCTGGTCAGCCACGACGCCCTTCAGCACACATTTGTCACCCTCGACGGAAACTTCGACCTTCTGCGTGCCGAGATCGAAGGAATCGAGCTCCTTCTTGACCGCGTCCGCTGCCGGCGCTTCGTCGTCGCCGATGCCGAGCTTCTTGCCGGCGCTCTTGATGAAGCTGAAGAGACCCATGGTTACCTCCCGTGTTTTGTTTTCTTTGACTTAAGCAGAGCCTTCCTGCGAAGGGAAGGTTTCGTTTCACTCTCACGTATAAACGGCCAAGTTGCGGCAATCATTCGCCGTCGGGCTTCGCGCGCATACGTTTCACGCCCGACCGGCCCGATTTTTCCTTGAGCCGGCGTTCGACCGACCCCTTCGTCGGCTTGGTCTTCCTGCGTGGCGGTGGTGGCGGTTCGGCAGCCTTGAGGATCAGCTCCTTCAGCCGCTCGCGCGCATCCTCGCGGTTGCGTTCCTGGCTGCGGAAGCGGTTCGCCTCGATCATCAGCACGCCATCCTTGGAGACCTTGCGGCCGGCGAGCTTTTCCGCATTCGCCTTGACGCGCTCGTTCAGCGACGGCGAGTTGCGCAGGTCGAAGAACAGCTGGACCGCCGTCGAGACCTTGTTGACGTTCTGGCCACCCGGACCGCCGGCCAGCACGAACTGTTCGGTCAACTCCCAACCGGCAATCGTGATGGAGTCCTTGATGTAAAGAGGGTCGCTGGCCATGGATGTTCCTTTCCAGGCCGTTGTAACGGGCAGACGGGGAAACGGGAAGCCGTGTGCCGAGACGAAAAACCCGGCCTTTCGAGCCGGGTTTCACGTGAATCATTGCCAAAACCTTACTCGGCGGCAGCCTTGAGGCCCGGTGCCGCGTCGCGCACGCTGCCATCCACCTGACCCTCGAACTTCTCGAAGTTGGTGATGAACATGTCGACGAGCTTTTCGGCCTGCTTGTCGTAAGCGGCACCGTTGGCCCAGGTCGAGCGCGGGTCGAGGATCTTCGTATCGACATCCGGCACCGAAACCGGGACCTGGAAGCCGAAATTGTCGTCGCGGCGGAACAGCGCATCCTTCAGCGAACCGTCGAGCGCTGCGGCGAGCAGCGTACGGGTTGCCTTGATCGGCATGCGACGGCCTTCGCCATAGGCGCCACCGGTCCAGCCGGTGTTGACCAGCCAGCAATCGACGCCCTGCTCGGCGATCAGTTCCTTGAGCAGGTTACCGTAGACCGTCGGGTGGCGCGGCATGAACGGCGCGCCGAAGCAGGTCGAGAAGGTGGCTTCCGGCTCGGTCACGCCACGCTCCGTGCCGGCAACCTTGGCGGTGTAGCCGGAGAGGAAGTGGTACATGGCCTGGTCGGGCGTCAGCTTGGCGATCGGCGGCATCACGCCGAAGGCATCAGCCGTCAGCATGATGATCGTCTTCGGATGCGGCGCGCGGCCGGTCTCGCTGGCATTCGGGATGAAGTCCAGCGGATAGGCGCAACGGGTGTTTTCCGTCAGCGAGCCGTCGTTGAAGTCCGGAACGCCATTCGCATCGAGCACGACGTTTTCCAGCACGGTGCCGAAACGCTGCGTCGTGGCATAGATTTCCGGCTCGGCTTCGGCCGAAAGACGGATCGTCTTGGCGTAGCAGCCGCCTTCGAAGTTGAAGATGCCGTTTTCGCCCCAGCCGTGTTCGTCGTCGCCAACCAGCGTGCGGTTCGGATCAGCCGACAGCGTCGTCTTGCCGGTGCCGGACAGGCCGAAGAACACGGCGGCATCGCCATCCGGGCCGACATTGGCCGAGCAATGCATCGGCATGACCTTTTCCGACGGCAGCAGCCAGTTCAGAACGGTGAACACCGACTTCTTCATTTCGCCGGCATAGAAGGTGCCGGCGATCAGCACGATGCCGCGCGACAGGTCACAGGCGATCATGGTTTCCGTGCGGGCGCCATGGCGAACCGGATCGGCCTTGAAGGTCGGCAGATCGATGATGGTGAGTTTCGGCGCGAAACCGGCAAGGTCCTTCTCGTCCGGGCGGATGAGCAGGTTGCGGATGAACAGCGAATGCCAGGCGAGTTCCGTGACGACGCGGGTCGGCAGGGCATATTCGGCATCGGCACCGCCGATGAGGTCCTGCACGAAGAGATCGCGGTCGCCGGCATGCGTCAGCATATCGGCGTGCAGTACGTCGAAATGCTCGCGCGACACGGCCTTGTTGTTGTCCCACCAGATGGCATCGACGGTGTTTTCGTCACGAACGACGAACTTGTCCTTCGGCGAGCGGCCGGTGTGCTGGCCGGTGAGCGCGCGCAACGCGCCATGCGCCGTCTTGACAGCTTCGCCGCGACCGAGCGCCTCTTCGTAAAGAGCCTCTGCTGCAAAGTTGTACCGGACCGTGCCGTTGGTGTGGATACCCATCGCGGTGAGCCCCTGAGCGGGGTTGCGAACGCCAAGTTCCTGCATGGTCCAGTTTTCCTCCGTAGGCGACAAGACTGGTGTGGATTTTCGAGGAAACTAATCTGGCACTGTCACAAAAACAAGAGGCAACTCGAAATTAGGCAATAATATCAATTATTTAATCGATTTAAAGAATTGTGTTACTTTTTTAATCGTTTGAATAATCGATTTAAAAAGCGACTCGTCCCCGGCTCACAAAACGTCATCCTTTATCTTTGCCACAATTTGTTCCACCTTTATCCCCAAGGAGGCGCATCACATCCAGGACAGGAACTCGATCCGAGGTCGGGAAAGGCGCCGATGACTATGGAGATTAGCAGGATGCAGACGATCGCACTCGTAGACGACGACCGGAATATCCTCACATCCGTATCGATCGCCCTGGAGGCGGAAGGTTACAAGGTCGAGACCTATACGGACGGCGCCTCGGCGCTCGATGGTCTGCTTGCCCGCCCCCCGCAGCTTGCCATCTTCGATATCAAGATGCCGCGCATGGACGGCATGGAGCTGCTGCGCCGGCTGCGCCAGAAGTCGGACATCCCGGTGATCTTCCTCACCTCGAAGGACGAGGAGATCGACGAGCTGTTCGGCCTCAAGATGGGCGCCGACGACTTCATCACAAAACCGTTCTCCCAGCGCCTGCTGGTCGAGCGCGTCAAGGCCATCCTGCGCCGTGCTTCCAGCCGCGAGGCGGCCGCAACGGCCGGCGCTACAGGTGCACCGAAGGCCGGCGAAGTCGCCGCGCGCTCGCTGGAACGTGGCCAGCTCGTCATGGACCAGGAGCGCCACACCTGCACCTGGAAGGGCGAACCGGTGACGCTGACCGTCACGGAGTTCCTCATCCTGCATTCGCTGGCGCAGCGCCCGGGCGTCGTGAAGAGCCGCGATTCGCTGATGGATGCAGCCTATGACGAGCAGGTCTATGTCGACGACCGCACCATCGACAGCCACATCAAGCGGCTTCGCAAGAAGTTCAAGATGGTCGATGACGACTTCGACATGATCGAAACGCTCTATGGCGTCGGTTATCGTTTCCGCGAAAGCGCCTGAAGCCGCTCATCCGAAGCGATTTCGCTTGCATCGACTGCGGCGGCGATGGCATGCCGCAGTCCCGGCGGCGTATCGCCGCCGCCCGCATTCAAGGATAGGACCGCGTGCCGCAGACCGTGCTCGACAGGGATGGAGGAGAAACCGAGGGTCGGCCCGCGCCGCGCTCGTTTCGACGCCGCTGGACCCATCCGTTCACGCTCGCCCGCCGCATCTTCGGCAATGCCGTCTTTTCCAGCCTCACGCGCCGCATCCTGTTCTTCAACCTCGTGGCACTCGTCGTGCTCGTCGCCGGCATCCTCTATCTCAACCAGTTTCGCGAGGGCCTCATCGACGCACGCGTCGAAAGCCTGCTGACGCAGGGCGAGATCATCGCCGGCGCGATTTCGGCCTCCGCCTCGGTCGATACCAACTCGATCACCATCGATCCGGAAAAGCTGCTGGAGCTGCAGGCTGGTCAGAGCATCACGCCGCTGCCGAATGACGAGGACCTGGAGTTCCCGATCAACCCGGAGCGCATTGCCCCCGTTCTCCGGCGGCTGATCTCGCCGACCCGCACCCGCGCCCGCATCTACGACACCGACGCCAACCTGCTGCTCGATTCGCGCCATCTCTATACCCAGGGCCAGGTGCTGCGCTTCGACCTGCCGCCGGTGGAGCCGGAAAGCACCAGCCTCATCGAGCGGATGAATGTCTGGTTCAACCGCATTCTCCAGCCGAGCAACCTGCCGCAGTATAAAGAGGCGCCCGGCGGTGACGGCTCGATCTATCCGGAAGTGATGAATGCGCTGACCGGTGTGCGCGGCGCCGTCGTGCGCGTCAACGACAAGGGCGAGCTGATCGTCTCGGTCGCGGTGCCGGTGCAGCGTTTCCGCGCCGTGCTTGGCGTGCTGCTGCTCTCCACGCAGGCCGGCGACATCGACAAGATCGTGCATGCCGAGCGGCTTGCCATCATGCGCGTCGCGGGCGTTGCCGGCCTCGTCAACATCGCGCTGTCGCTCCTGCTCTCCAGCACCATCGCCAATCCGCTGCGCCGGCTTTCGGCGGCAGCGATCCGCGTGCGGCGCGGCGCCAAGGAGCGTGAGGAAATCCCGGACTTTTCCGTACGCCAGGACGAGATTGGCAACCTTTCCATTGCGCTGCGCCAGATGACCAACGCGCTCTATGACCGCATCGACGCGATCGAGAGCTTTGCAGCCGATGTCAGCCACGAGCTGAAAAACCCGCTGACATCGCTGCGCAGCGCCGTCGAGACCCTGCCGCTGGCGCGCACGGAAGAATCCAAGAAGCGGCTTCTCGACATCATCCAGCACGATGTGCGCCGCCTCGACCGCCTGATCAGCGACATTTCCGATGCCTCGCGGCTCGATGCGGAACTGGCCCGCAGCGACGCGCGCACCGTCGATCTCGAAAAACTGCTCGGCGACCTCATCGACATTTCGCGTCAGGTCAACACACGCAAGAAGCCGGTCACGCTCGATTTCGTGGTCGACCGCAAGGACAATCCAAAGGCCAAGTTCGAGATCAGCGGCTACGAGCTACGCATCGGCCAGATCGTCACCAACCTCATCGAGAATGCGCGCTCCTTCGTGCCGGATCCGGGCGGGCGCATCGTCGCGCGGCTGTCGCGCGGCCGCAACGACCGCTGCATCATCCAGATCGAGGATAACGGGCCGGGTATTCAAGCCGAGGACGTCGATCGCATCTTCGAGCGGTTCTACACCGACCGACCGTCAACGGAGGATTTCGGGCAGAATTCCGGCCTTGGCCTCTCCATCTCGCGCCAGATCGCCGAAGCCCACGGCGGCACCTTGAAGGCCGAAAACATCGTCGACAAGGCGACCGGCAACGTGATGGGCGCCCGCTTCACCCTTTCGCTCCCGACAGGCACGCAAAAATGACCACAGGCTCCAATGTGCACGGGACGGCGATCGTGATCGGCACAAGGGGGTATCTGTTCGTCGGCCCGTCCGGGGCGGGCAAAAGCGCCATTGCGCTCCATTGCATTGCCGAGGCGCGTGCCCGCGGCCTGTTTGCCGCGCTCGTCAGCGACGATCAGGTTCTGGTGTCGGAAATGGACGGGCGCCTCGTCGCCCGGGCGCCCGCCAGCATCGCCGGACTGGCCGAAGTGCGGGGCGCCGGCATCGTCAAAATGGAGGCAATCGAGTCCGCCGTGCTGGAGCGGGCGATCCGCCCGATCGAGCCGCCTTTTTCCGAACGCCTGCCGCCGGAGGGGGAAACCGTCGAGGTCCTGCCCTCACTCTCCCTGCCCCTGACGCGGCTGCCGCTCTTTCCGGGTTGCTCGGCCTTTTCGACACTGACCATAATCCACCCGGAAATCCTGAAAAGTTGACGCCAAAAGCGCCAGCAAAACACGAAATCAGCCATTTTGGGCTTGCACTTGGTCTTTTCATTGACATGATGGCCACCCCAACGGTGGACGGAATTGCTGCGTTGCGGTATTCGCCGTTCGTTTTGAATTGGGAAACTGGAGCGACTGCTGATGATCGGACTGGTGCTTGTCACCCATGGCAAGCTGGCGGAGGAATTTCGTCACGCCCTTGAACATGTGGTCGGTCCGCAAAAGGCGATCGAGACCGTCTGCATCGGCCCCGAGGACGACATGGACCAGCGCCGCCAGGATATCCTGGAAGCCGTCCAGAAAGCCGACCAGGGGCACGGTGTCATCATCCTCACCGACATGTTCGGCGGCACACCGTCGAACCTCGCGATTTCCGTCATGACCGGCGACGGCATCGAGGTGATCGCCGGCGTCAACCTTCCCATGCTGATCAAGCTTGCCGGCATCCGCGGCGAGAACAACATGGAAAAGGCGCTGATCGACGCCTCCGAGGCCGGCCGCAAATATATCAATGTGGCCAGCCGCGTCCTGAGCGGCAAATAAGGTTTCCCGCCGTCCATGACCGTCTCGAAAGAGCTTCTCATCATCAACAAGCGCGGCCTGCA encodes:
- a CDS encoding phosphoenolpyruvate carboxykinase; translated protein: MQELGVRNPAQGLTAMGIHTNGTVRYNFAAEALYEEALGRGEAVKTAHGALRALTGQHTGRSPKDKFVVRDENTVDAIWWDNNKAVSREHFDVLHADMLTHAGDRDLFVQDLIGGADAEYALPTRVVTELAWHSLFIRNLLIRPDEKDLAGFAPKLTIIDLPTFKADPVRHGARTETMIACDLSRGIVLIAGTFYAGEMKKSVFTVLNWLLPSEKVMPMHCSANVGPDGDAAVFFGLSGTGKTTLSADPNRTLVGDDEHGWGENGIFNFEGGCYAKTIRLSAEAEPEIYATTQRFGTVLENVVLDANGVPDFNDGSLTENTRCAYPLDFIPNASETGRAPHPKTIIMLTADAFGVMPPIAKLTPDQAMYHFLSGYTAKVAGTERGVTEPEATFSTCFGAPFMPRHPTVYGNLLKELIAEQGVDCWLVNTGWTGGAYGEGRRMPIKATRTLLAAALDGSLKDALFRRDDNFGFQVPVSVPDVDTKILDPRSTWANGAAYDKQAEKLVDMFITNFEKFEGQVDGSVRDAAPGLKAAAE
- a CDS encoding response regulator transcription factor; the protein is MQTIALVDDDRNILTSVSIALEAEGYKVETYTDGASALDGLLARPPQLAIFDIKMPRMDGMELLRRLRQKSDIPVIFLTSKDEEIDELFGLKMGADDFITKPFSQRLLVERVKAILRRASSREAAATAGATGAPKAGEVAARSLERGQLVMDQERHTCTWKGEPVTLTVTEFLILHSLAQRPGVVKSRDSLMDAAYDEQVYVDDRTIDSHIKRLRKKFKMVDDDFDMIETLYGVGYRFRESA
- a CDS encoding sensor histidine kinase; amino-acid sequence: MLDRDGGETEGRPAPRSFRRRWTHPFTLARRIFGNAVFSSLTRRILFFNLVALVVLVAGILYLNQFREGLIDARVESLLTQGEIIAGAISASASVDTNSITIDPEKLLELQAGQSITPLPNDEDLEFPINPERIAPVLRRLISPTRTRARIYDTDANLLLDSRHLYTQGQVLRFDLPPVEPESTSLIERMNVWFNRILQPSNLPQYKEAPGGDGSIYPEVMNALTGVRGAVVRVNDKGELIVSVAVPVQRFRAVLGVLLLSTQAGDIDKIVHAERLAIMRVAGVAGLVNIALSLLLSSTIANPLRRLSAAAIRVRRGAKEREEIPDFSVRQDEIGNLSIALRQMTNALYDRIDAIESFAADVSHELKNPLTSLRSAVETLPLARTEESKKRLLDIIQHDVRRLDRLISDISDASRLDAELARSDARTVDLEKLLGDLIDISRQVNTRKKPVTLDFVVDRKDNPKAKFEISGYELRIGQIVTNLIENARSFVPDPGGRIVARLSRGRNDRCIIQIEDNGPGIQAEDVDRIFERFYTDRPSTEDFGQNSGLGLSISRQIAEAHGGTLKAENIVDKATGNVMGARFTLSLPTGTQK
- a CDS encoding serine kinase, whose amino-acid sequence is MTTGSNVHGTAIVIGTRGYLFVGPSGAGKSAIALHCIAEARARGLFAALVSDDQVLVSEMDGRLVARAPASIAGLAEVRGAGIVKMEAIESAVLERAIRPIEPPFSERLPPEGETVEVLPSLSLPLTRLPLFPGCSAFSTLTIIHPEILKS
- a CDS encoding PTS sugar transporter subunit IIA, which codes for MIGLVLVTHGKLAEEFRHALEHVVGPQKAIETVCIGPEDDMDQRRQDILEAVQKADQGHGVIILTDMFGGTPSNLAISVMTGDGIEVIAGVNLPMLIKLAGIRGENNMEKALIDASEAGRKYINVASRVLSGK